From the Actinopolymorpha singaporensis genome, the window CGCGCTCGGGGGATGTCCGCGGCCGGCCGAGCGCCGGGCGGCGTCCTCGTCCCTCCCGCACCCCCGCGTTCTCCCGCGACACCGCCTCGTCCCGCGACACCGCCTCGTCCGGCCGGTTGCGGCCGACGGTGACGCAAAGGTCGCCCGGAGGTGGTGCCGGCGGCCGCGACGACCCTCGCCGGAACGACCGTCGCCGGGACGACCTGCGGCGCGGTGCCCCACGGCGAGACCCCGAGAGCGGCCGGTGGTGCCGGCGGGCGGTCTGCCTGCTGATGATGACGCTGGTGGCGCCCGGCTCGGCGCAGTTGGTGGCGGGCAACCGTGCGGTGGGGAAGGTCGCGCTGCGGGTGGCGGTGGCCATACTCTCCGTCGCCGTACTGCTGGGACTGGTGGGACTGGTCTCCCTGCGCACCCTGGTGTCCCTGATCTCCAACCCCGACGTGCTCCGCTTCGGCCAGATCGTGCTGGTCCTCGTGGCCGTGGGCTGGCTGGCGCTGTTCGTGGACGCCTGGCGGCTCGGGCGCCCGCTCCGGATGCCGCAGAAGCTGCGGCTGACCTCGACCGTCACCATGGTGGCCGCGTCCGTACTCGCGGTGAGCCTGGTGCTCACCTCGGCCCACTACGTCGGGGTGGCCCGCACCTCCATCTCCCGGATCTTCGCGGGCACCACCGCGACCGACCCGACCGCCGGGCGGTACAACCTGCTGCTGCTCGGGGCCGACGCCGGCAAGGACCGGGTGGGCCTGCGCCCGGACAGCATCACGCTGGTGTCCATCGACGAGCGGACCGGCCGGGCCGCGATGTTCAGCTTTCCCCGCAACCTCCAGCGGGTGCCGTTCCCACCCGGCACGGTGATGCACAAGCAGTTCCCGAACGGCTTCGACTGCGGTGACGAGTGCCTGCTGAACGCCGTCTACACCTGGGCAACCGACCACAAGCAGCTGTTCCCCGGCGACTCGAACCCCGGCATCACCGCCACCGAGGACGCGATCCGGCAGTTGACCGGACTGCGGGTCAACTACTACGCACTGATCGACATGGGGGGCTTCGAGCAGCTGGTCGACGCGGTCGGTGGCGTACGGGTGAACGTCAGGGCCGACGTGCCGATCACCGGCCGGGACGGTGCACTGCGCGGCGTCATCAAGGCAGGCGACCAGCGACTGGATGGTTACCACGCGTTGTGGTACTCCCGGTCGCGGGCGACCACCAGCGACTACGACCGGATGGCCCGGCAGCGCTGTGTGATGGCCGCCATGTTGCACCAGCTGGACCCGTCCACCGTGCTGCTGAAGTTCCAGAAGATCGCCGAGGCCGGGGAGCAGATCGTCTCCACCGACATCCCCGCCAGCGAGCTGGACACCATGGTCGACCTCGCGCTGAAGGCGAAGAGGCAGAAGATCGTCTCGGTGCAGTTCGTGCCACCGCTGATCAAGACGGCGCGGCCGGACTTCTCGGTGATCAGGGAGAACGTGAGCGCCGCGATCGAGGCGTCCAGGGCAGCGGCCGGCCCCACTCCCACGGCGAAGTCCGCGGGGAAGCCCGGATCTGGCGCGGACCAGGGATCGGGTTCGGACGCCGGCGGTACGTCGGAGTCCGGCGGAAGCGGCGGCGGTACCAGCGGACGCGGTGGCGGCGGACGCGGTGGCGGCAGCGGCAGCGGCGGATCGGCAGACAACGGGACGCCGGCCGTGCACGAGCTCGGCGAGGTCTGCTCCGCGGGCTGAGCGCGGCGCGACCAAGGGGAGCGGGCAGGGGCGAGGTGGCGCCCCCGCCCCAGGACGGCCGTGGAACGACGGCTCGGTAAGTTGGTCCCCCGCCAGTCCGGCCCGGCGGCTTCGGCTGGACCGGCCGCCTCCCCCGCCCCTCGCCGTCTCCACCGTCTTCGTTCGAAAGGGCCGCCGTGACGGGAACACCCCAGCCCGTAACCGCCGACACCGACTGGCCGGGCGTCTCGGTGGTGATGCCGGTCCGCAACGAGGAGCGCCATCTGCGGACCTCCGTCGGACAGGTCCTGGCCCAGGACTACCCCGGCCGGCTGGAACTGGTGATCGCCGTCGCCCCGTCCCGTGACCGTACGCAGCAGATCGCCGAGGAGATCGTCGCCGCCGACCCCCGCGTCCGATTGGTGCAGAACCCCGTAGGCATCGCGCCGACCGGGCTGAACGCCGCGATCGGGCAGGCGCGGTACGAGGTCGTCGTACGCGTCGACGGACACGGCATCCTGTCGCCGGGCTACATCCGGCGTGCGGTCGAACTCCTCGCCGAGACCGGGGCGGACAACGTGGGCGGGGTGATGGCGGCCGAGGGCGAGCCCGGCTTCGAGGAGGCGGCCGCCAAGGCGTACGTCAGCCCGATCGGGCTCGGTGGCGCCCGCTTCCACGTCGGCGGCGAGGCCGGAC encodes:
- a CDS encoding LCP family protein, with the translated sequence MTGWDQRHGPRSGDVRGRPSAGRRPRPSRTPAFSRDTASSRDTASSGRLRPTVTQRSPGGGAGGRDDPRRNDRRRDDLRRGAPRRDPESGRWCRRAVCLLMMTLVAPGSAQLVAGNRAVGKVALRVAVAILSVAVLLGLVGLVSLRTLVSLISNPDVLRFGQIVLVLVAVGWLALFVDAWRLGRPLRMPQKLRLTSTVTMVAASVLAVSLVLTSAHYVGVARTSISRIFAGTTATDPTAGRYNLLLLGADAGKDRVGLRPDSITLVSIDERTGRAAMFSFPRNLQRVPFPPGTVMHKQFPNGFDCGDECLLNAVYTWATDHKQLFPGDSNPGITATEDAIRQLTGLRVNYYALIDMGGFEQLVDAVGGVRVNVRADVPITGRDGALRGVIKAGDQRLDGYHALWYSRSRATTSDYDRMARQRCVMAAMLHQLDPSTVLLKFQKIAEAGEQIVSTDIPASELDTMVDLALKAKRQKIVSVQFVPPLIKTARPDFSVIRENVSAAIEASRAAAGPTPTAKSAGKPGSGADQGSGSDAGGTSESGGSGGGTSGRGGGGRGGGSGSGGSADNGTPAVHELGEVCSAG